In the Salvia miltiorrhiza cultivar Shanhuang (shh) chromosome 8, IMPLAD_Smil_shh, whole genome shotgun sequence genome, GTGTTGTGGAAGCTGTCGGTCTACCGATTATGCGAGCCCAATGAACGTACGTATGGTACTATGATTAATGGGATATGCAAAGCTGTAGGTAGTCTCCATGCGCTGGAATTGCTCTGCttattggaaaaagaaaagggaatcTGCAAACCCGATGTCTGTTCTTACACTGCAGTCATTGATCGTCTTTGCAAGGAAGGAAAGGTGAACGATGCTCTCCAACTCTTCTCTTCTTTGGGTGACAAGGGGATTTCACCCGATGTTGTGACATATAATTCAATAATTGAGGGGTTATGCAATAGGAGAAGAATGGACGAGGCTGAAGACATTTTGAAGAAGATGATTGTTGATAAGGTCTGTCCGAATGTGGTGACATGTAATATCTTTGTGACTGCTTGGTGCAAAGATGGAAAGGTGCAAGAGGCCGAGCATATGTTGGTATCTATGAAGGAGATTGATGTACAACCCAACATTTTCATTTACACTACATTGATAAATGGGTATTGTATGCAAGGAAAAATGGACGAAGCCAGACGCATTTTCGGATTGGCAGTAAATTCTGGAATCAAGCTCAATATCAATTGCTACAATAGCTTGATGAACGGGTATTGCAAAAAGGGCCAAGTCGATGAAGTTTCACGAATTTTTACCATAATTCCCTACCAAAGGTTAGAGCGCAATGTGGTTTCTTATAGCATAATGCTAGAGGCCTTATTTCGTGAAGGCAAATGTGAAGACGGCTTAAAGCTGTTCAAAGAGATGGAAGCTCAACAAGTGTCTCCTGATATAAGGACTTACAATGTTCTCATTGAGGGATTGTGCATTAATAATAAAGTTAGACAAGCGAAGGATCTTTTCGACGAGCTTTCCTCCAAAGGTATGCAGCCGGACGTCATAACATATACAATCCTTATCGGTGCACTTTGCAAAGAATGGCAGATAGAGGAGGCTAAGCATTTGATGACGCAAATGGTAAACAACGGTTGCTTGCCGGATAGTGTGACATACAATGTTTTTGTTCAAGGTCTTCTGAAAAGGAACAAGATGCATGATGCAATGCCACTGTTGGAAGAGATGGATTCAAAGGGATTCACACTTAACGAAACTACTTTATCAATGTTGATTGAACCTATGGTAAGGGAAGGTAGAGATAGTGTTTTATTTGATAAGGTTAAGAAACTTGTACCGAAGGACCTCTTTTCAAAATAGGTGTTATGGTAAGGGAAGGTAGAGATAGtgttttattttgattattttaaatgcTCAATTGTTTCTCGACTCCATCTACACTATGAGGCTgtgatgatgaattgatgattcTTCCATCTCTATCTGCAGTTGATTTTGCGACTTTCATTCTTTTCTAGTTTGCCTTCGTTTTGATGTTTTCATGGTTAATATAAAATCAATGATAAATTTTTCATTAATGTAGTGCTGGATGAAAAATCATATAGACttttaatgtaaatttaataaattaatatattcctATAGTATTTTTGGGATCTTATTCTTCTTGTTTTAGTAGAAAAGTGCAGTGATacctataaatatattttttaatgtagcgatggaaaaataaaacaaatagaatttttatgtaaatttagtactccctctgtccctcgAAGATTGAGCAGGTATTCCTTTTCGGGTTGTCCCGCAAAGCTTGAGCACTTTCCTTATATGTCAaattttttccctttattcatattttcattttttttcacttatcacacacttaacacacaaaatactagtaaatccttaaaatccgtgtcaaaaagaaattgctcaagcttcgcgggaTAGAGAGAGTAATTGATATATTCATGtagaattgttttgaaaaaattataaagttaTATATAGTAGTTTAAAGAGGttattgccgtaaaatacatcaagtttgtcaattttctcgATTATatcataactttttttttttgtcacaaaatacatgaatttagaATTGATTCTTAAATATCCCATAAGTTGTAATTTCGCCCAAATCCAATCTGGGGTGGCAGGCATTGCAGTACAATATCTAGAAGCATGCTTGGTTTTCTCCAACTTTTTCATAACCATAGGGCAGATCAAATCAAACACACGAACATATCATTCAACTTCTTAACCTGCCTAACCATTAATGAGCTCCTAATTTCTTCACACGTGTGTATAATGAGCTTGCCTCTGACATTTAGAATATATCCATTAAAAGTCTCACTAATATTGTTATCTATCATATCACTACGAGGTTCAGTAGAATTGAATGCCTTACAGAATCGAGAGACATCTCTATCAATAAAGTCTTGATATGCAGCAACACTCTCCTTCTTGATCTCCACAGTTGCTAGCTTGTATTCCTCAACGTTGGTGCAACTAATTGTGGAAGTTTCAGAACATGTTCTTCATAGTAGACCCTTTATGTTGCTTCTAACAATTCATATAGACATGTCTGGCACAGTTCCTGTGTTCAGCCCTAGGTGCAAGTGTATGTACAACATGCTCTAGTCCCTG is a window encoding:
- the LOC130999447 gene encoding putative pentatricopeptide repeat-containing protein At1g12700, mitochondrial, yielding MSRNHAAMILGRIISNSSFNSSTLPFASLHSFLLKPRFNFDNLTHQIRYFSSYPRFDFGSIREPNDAVALFREMVRTQPRPYASVFSKLLSTVVKMKQYSLALHLIDEMLQRDVPVNHYILNIAIDCYCRQKRPDFGFAILGSFFKRGYEPTVVTFTTLIKGLLLVGRIPEAVKVLWKLSVYRLCEPNERTYGTMINGICKAVGSLHALELLCLLEKEKGICKPDVCSYTAVIDRLCKEGKVNDALQLFSSLGDKGISPDVVTYNSIIEGLCNRRRMDEAEDILKKMIVDKVCPNVVTCNIFVTAWCKDGKVQEAEHMLVSMKEIDVQPNIFIYTTLINGYCMQGKMDEARRIFGLAVNSGIKLNINCYNSLMNGYCKKGQVDEVSRIFTIIPYQRLERNVVSYSIMLEALFREGKCEDGLKLFKEMEAQQVSPDIRTYNVLIEGLCINNKVRQAKDLFDELSSKGMQPDVITYTILIGALCKEWQIEEAKHLMTQMVNNGCLPDSVTYNVFVQGLLKRNKMHDAMPLLEEMDSKGFTLNETTLSMLIEPMVREGRDSVLFDKVKKLVPKDLFSK